Proteins encoded by one window of Synechococcales cyanobacterium T60_A2020_003:
- a CDS encoding glycosyl hydrolase family 57, with protein sequence MIASVSPSQLPTLSPWRNGLPNICGWEAEIATITQSSDPVALPVTNLDINQISAGFACALHMHQPTIPAGANGELICNLQHMFEHPHDGDNHNAGIFAWCYSRMGDFIPELVANGCNPRIMLDYSGNLLWGLQQMGRDDVINNLKRITCDRQYYPHVEWLGTMWSHSVAPSTPIPDLKLQIQAWQHYFAATFGYEALSRVKGFSPPEMHLPNHPDTLYEYLKALKECGYRWLMVQEHSVERLDGSGLHHDDKYIPNRLVARNSHGETISMTVLIKTQGSDTKLVAQMQPYHEAKGRGRQRIGSVEVPSCVTQIADGENGGVMMNEFPRDFQPVWYDLQPNGRSQTGVTGINGTEYIELIEAAGVKPEDYPVCQAVGQHKIWQQVDRDHVTPEAVAKAIQHLQETDHRFHMDGASWTNDLSWVRGYENVLEPMNQLSARFHEVFDAQVQRDPGVTQRLDYLEGLLYVLLLETSCFRYWGQGIWTDYARELYRRGDAVMQGAGLG encoded by the coding sequence ATGATTGCTTCTGTTTCTCCGTCCCAACTGCCTACTTTAAGTCCGTGGCGAAACGGATTGCCCAATATCTGTGGTTGGGAGGCTGAGATCGCGACGATTACCCAGAGTTCTGATCCCGTTGCGCTTCCGGTTACGAACTTAGACATTAACCAAATTTCGGCAGGGTTTGCCTGTGCGCTCCACATGCACCAACCTACGATTCCTGCTGGCGCAAACGGAGAACTGATCTGCAATTTGCAGCATATGTTCGAGCATCCCCACGACGGCGACAACCACAATGCTGGCATATTCGCCTGGTGCTACAGCCGCATGGGAGATTTTATTCCTGAACTGGTGGCGAATGGGTGCAATCCCCGGATCATGCTGGACTATTCTGGCAATTTGCTGTGGGGCTTGCAGCAGATGGGACGCGACGACGTGATCAATAATCTGAAGCGGATTACGTGCGATCGCCAGTACTATCCCCACGTCGAATGGCTGGGAACGATGTGGAGCCATTCCGTTGCCCCCTCCACGCCGATCCCCGATTTGAAGCTCCAAATTCAGGCGTGGCAGCACTACTTTGCGGCCACCTTTGGCTATGAAGCCCTCAGTCGCGTTAAGGGCTTTTCGCCACCGGAAATGCATCTGCCCAACCATCCTGATACGCTGTACGAATATCTGAAAGCGCTGAAGGAGTGTGGCTATCGCTGGCTGATGGTGCAGGAGCATTCCGTTGAGCGCTTAGATGGTTCCGGCCTGCACCATGACGATAAATATATTCCCAATCGCCTAGTCGCCCGAAACTCCCACGGGGAAACGATTAGCATGACCGTTCTCATCAAAACCCAGGGATCGGATACCAAGCTAGTCGCCCAAATGCAGCCCTACCACGAAGCCAAAGGACGCGGACGCCAGCGGATCGGATCGGTGGAGGTTCCCAGTTGCGTCACCCAGATTGCCGATGGTGAAAATGGCGGCGTGATGATGAACGAGTTTCCGCGCGATTTTCAGCCTGTGTGGTACGACCTTCAGCCCAACGGACGCAGCCAAACGGGCGTGACGGGAATTAACGGGACGGAATACATTGAACTGATTGAAGCGGCAGGCGTGAAGCCAGAGGATTATCCTGTGTGTCAGGCGGTGGGACAGCACAAGATTTGGCAACAGGTCGATCGGGATCACGTTACACCGGAAGCAGTCGCCAAGGCTATTCAGCATCTTCAGGAAACGGATCACCGTTTCCACATGGATGGAGCCTCCTGGACTAATGACTTAAGCTGGGTGCGGGGCTATGAAAACGTGCTGGAACCGATGAATCAGCTCAGTGCGCGGTTCCATGAGGTGTTTGACGCCCAGGTGCAGCGAGATCCGGGGGTAACGCAGCGATTGGATTATCTCGAAGGGTTGCTGTACGTTCTGTTATTGGAAACAAGTTGCTTCCGGTATTGGGGACAGGGCATCTGGACGGACTATGCGCGGGAACTGTATCGGCGTGGTGATGCAGTGATGCAGGGAGCGGGTTTAGGTTAA
- the glgA gene encoding glycogen synthase GlgA has translation MYIVQIASECAPVIKAGGLGDVVYGLSRELETRGHCVEIILPKYDCMRYDHIWGLHDAYRDLWVPWYGGAIHCSVYCGWVHGRLCFFIEPHSEDNFFNRGHFYGSNDDNMRFAFFSKAAMEFLHVSNKRPDIIHCHDWQTGLVPVLLYEIYKWHGMAHQRVCYTIHNFKHQGIAGVEVLWGTGLNNEAYYFNYERLMDNFNPFVINMMKAGIVYSNHVNTVSPHHAWEARFGDVSYGLGHTLELHQHKFSGILNGVDYDVWNPEIDKYIPYPFTADDFETKALNKKEFRDRFKLEHNDKPLVVYIGRLDAQKGMHLVHHAIYYALDKGSQFALLGSATEKAINDWFWHEKIHLISNPDCHLEIGFNEELSHLIYAAADIIVVPSNFEPCGLTQMIGLKYGAVPVVRGVGGLVNTVFDWDYDTEHPVEERNGFVFYEQDNYALESALGRALDLWYQSPELFKQLAMQGMRCDYSWNKPGAEYVELFERIRHKW, from the coding sequence ATGTACATCGTACAGATTGCTTCTGAATGCGCTCCCGTCATCAAAGCGGGCGGATTGGGCGATGTGGTCTATGGACTCAGCCGTGAGTTAGAAACCCGGGGTCACTGCGTCGAAATCATTCTGCCCAAGTATGACTGCATGCGGTACGACCACATTTGGGGACTGCATGATGCGTATCGGGATCTGTGGGTACCCTGGTACGGTGGCGCGATTCATTGCTCGGTCTACTGCGGATGGGTACACGGTCGCCTCTGTTTCTTTATCGAACCCCATTCTGAGGATAACTTCTTCAATCGAGGGCATTTCTATGGATCAAACGATGACAACATGCGCTTTGCCTTCTTTAGCAAGGCCGCCATGGAATTCCTCCACGTCAGCAATAAGCGTCCCGACATTATCCACTGTCATGATTGGCAGACGGGGTTAGTTCCGGTATTGCTGTACGAAATCTATAAATGGCACGGTATGGCTCATCAGCGGGTGTGCTATACCATCCACAACTTCAAGCACCAAGGGATTGCGGGAGTTGAGGTGCTGTGGGGGACGGGACTAAACAACGAAGCCTACTATTTCAACTACGAACGGTTGATGGATAACTTCAATCCCTTTGTGATCAACATGATGAAGGCGGGGATTGTTTACTCAAACCATGTGAACACCGTATCACCACACCATGCCTGGGAAGCTCGGTTTGGCGATGTCAGCTATGGCTTGGGACACACCCTAGAACTCCATCAGCACAAGTTCTCCGGCATTTTAAATGGTGTGGACTATGACGTATGGAACCCAGAGATTGATAAATATATTCCCTATCCATTCACAGCGGATGATTTTGAAACGAAGGCGCTGAATAAAAAAGAGTTTCGCGATCGCTTTAAATTGGAACACAACGACAAACCACTGGTGGTCTACATTGGGCGATTGGATGCCCAAAAAGGGATGCACTTGGTTCACCACGCGATCTACTATGCCCTCGATAAAGGCTCACAGTTTGCCCTCCTAGGATCGGCGACAGAGAAGGCGATCAACGACTGGTTCTGGCATGAGAAGATTCATCTCATCAGCAACCCCGATTGCCATCTGGAAATTGGGTTTAATGAGGAGCTATCTCACCTGATTTACGCGGCGGCGGATATTATCGTTGTTCCCAGCAACTTTGAACCCTGCGGCTTAACTCAAATGATTGGGTTGAAGTACGGTGCGGTTCCGGTGGTGCGCGGTGTTGGTGGCCTTGTCAACACAGTGTTTGATTGGGATTACGATACGGAACATCCCGTTGAAGAACGCAACGGCTTTGTGTTCTATGAGCAGGATAACTATGCCCTGGAATCTGCCCTAGGTCGAGCGTTGGATCTGTGGTATCAGTCGCCGGAGTTGTTTAAGCAATTGGCGATGCAAGGGATGCGGTGTGACTACTCTTGGAATAAGCCCGGTGCAGAGTATGTAGAACTCTTTGAGCGTATTCGTCATAAGTGGTAG